In the Lepus europaeus isolate LE1 chromosome 18, mLepTim1.pri, whole genome shotgun sequence genome, one interval contains:
- the ACADVL gene encoding very long-chain specific acyl-CoA dehydrogenase, mitochondrial, which translates to MRTARMAPSVGRQLLRLASGSSRPSAFLGQPRPGSAQRLYASGAAQAAVEKEPPSSDAATRENQAKPESRSFAVGMFKGQLITTQVFPYPSVLNEEQTQFLKELVGPVSRFFEEVNSPAKNDALELVEETTLQGLKELGAFGLQVPSELGGVGLCNTQYARLAEIVGMYDLGVAVTLGAHQSIGFKGILLFGTKAQKEKYLPKLATGETLAAFCLTEPSSGSDAASIQSSAVPSPCGKYYTLTGSKIWISNGGLADIFTVFAKTPVTDAATGAVKEKITAFVVEKGFEGVTHGAPEKKMGIKASNTAEVNFDGVRVPSENVLGEVGAGFKVAVNILNNGRFGMAATLAGTMRAIIAKAVEHAANRTQFGDKIHNFGLIQEKLARMAVLQYVTESMAYMLSANMDQGFTDFQIEAAISKIFGSEAAWKVTDECIQIMGGMGFMKEAGVERVLRDVRIFRIFEGTNDILRLFVALQGCMDKGKELSGLGNALKNPFGNAGLLIGEAGKQLRRRAGLGSGLSLSGIVHPELNRSGELAVRALEQFAAVVEAKLIKHKKGIVNEQFVLQRLADGAIDLYAMVVVLSRASRALNEGYPTAQHEKILCDSWCIEAAARIRESMAALQSDPQQQELFRNFRSISTALVEQGGVVTSRPLGV; encoded by the exons ATGCGAACGGCTCGGATGGCCCCTAGCGTGGGGCGGCAGCTGCTGAGGTTGGCGAGCGGAAG CTCGCGGCCCAGTGCGTTCCTGGGCCAGCCCCGGCCTGGTTCTGCCCAGCGACTCTATGCCAGTGGGGCCGCTCAG GCGGCTGTGGAGAAAGAGCCCCCCTCCTCTGATGCTGCGACCAGGGAAAACCAGGCCAAGCCG GAATCTAGGTCCTTTGCTGTGGGGATGTTCAAAGGCCAGCTCATCACCACTCAGGTGTTCCCGTACCCGTCAG tGCTCAACGAGGAGCAGACACAGTTTCTCAAAGAGCTGGTGGGACCCGTGTCTCGTTTCTTTGAG GAGGTGAACAGCCCTGCCAAGAATGACGCTCTGGAGCTGGTGGAGGAGACCACTCTGCAGGGCCTCAAGGAGCTGGGGGCCTTCGGTCTGCAAGTGCCTAGCGAGCTGGGCGGTGTGGGCCTCTGCAACACACAG TATGCTCGCTTGGCAGAGATCGTGGGCATGTATGACCTTGGTGTGGCCGTCACTCTCGGGGCTCATCAGAGCATCGGTTTCAAAGGCATCCTACTCTTTGGCACAAAGGCCCAGAAAGAGAAATACCTCCCTAAACTGGCAACTG gggagaccttggCAGCTTTCTGTCTAACTGAACCCTCAAGTGGGTCAGACGCAGCCTCGATCCAGAGCTCAGCTGTGCCCAGCCCCTGTGGGAAATATTACACGCTCACTGGAAGCAAGATTTGGATCAG TAACGGGGGCCTGGCAGACATCTTCACGGTCTTTGCCAAGACACCGGTCACAGACGCAGCCACAGGGGCTGTGAAGGAGAAGATCACAGCCTTTGTGGTGGAGAAGGGTTTTGAAGGTGTTACCCA TGGGGCCCCTGAGAAGAAGATGGGCATCAAGGCCTCGAACACAGCGGAGGTGAACTTTGATGGAGTACGGGTGCCCTCAGAGAACGTGCTGGGCGAGGTCGGGGCCGGCTTCAAGGTCGCCGTGAACATCCTCAACAATGGAAGGTTTGGCATGGCCGCAACCCTGGCAGGCACCATGAGAGCCATCATTGCTAAGGCG GTGGAGCATGCTGCTAACCGTACCCAGTTTGGGGACAAAATTCACAACTTTGGGCTGATCCAGGAGAAGCTGGCCCGGATGGCTGTTCTGCAGTACGTGACTGAG TCCATGGCTTACATGCTGAGTGCCAACATGGACCAGGGATTCACGGACTTCCAGATAGAGGCCGCCATCAGCAAGATCTTTGGCTCG GAGGCAGCCTGGAAGGTGACGGACGAGTGCATCCAGATCATGGGGGGCATGGGCTTCATGAAG GAGGCAGGGGTCGAGCGTGTGCTCCGCGACGTTCGAATCTTCCGGATCTTTGAGGGGACAAACGACATCCTGCGGCTGTTTGTGGCTCTGCAAGGCTGCATG gaCAAAGGAAAGGAACTCTCTGGGCTCGGCAATGCTCTGAAGAACCCTTTTGGGAATGCTGGCCTCCTGATAGGGGAGGCGGGCAAACAGCTAAGGAG gcgggcagggctgggcagtggcCTGAGTCTCAGCGGGATTGTGCACCCAGAGTTGAATCGGAGTGGTGAGCTG GCAGTGCGGGCTCTGGAGCAGTTTGCCGCTGTGGTGGAGGCCAAGCTGATAAAGCACAAGAAGGGGATCGTCA ATGAGCAGTTTGTGCTGCAGCGGCTGGCAGACGGGGCCATCGACCTGTACGCCATGGTGGTGGTTCTCTCCAG GGCCTCACGAGCCCTGAACGAGGGCTACCCTACAGCCCAGCACGAGAAAATACTCTGTGACAGCTGGTGTATTGAG GCTGCTGCCCGGATCCGGGAGAGCATGGCCGCTCTGCAGTCAGACCCCCAGCAGCAGGAGCTCTTCCGGAACTTCCGAAGCATCTCCACGGCGCTGGTGGAGCAGGGTGGCGTGGTCACCAGCCGCCCCCTTGGCGTCTGA